Below is a window of Halomonas sp. Bachu 37 DNA.
AACCCACCAGAGTGCTCAGGACGACACTGCCTAACATCGCGCTTTCCATTCCGCCCCCGCTACGTTCCGCAAGCTCCACGCCCTTATCTTCTGCAGCGAGTCGACCTGCGCATTGTTGTCTGCCTGCCTGTTGCTTGGCGTTCGGCTCAAGTACAATTCCCCGCTTGTTGAAAGGGGAAGCCCGATGGACCGCATCTTGATCGAAGCGCTCGACGTCGAAACCACCATTGGCGTCTATGAGTGGGAACGTACCATTACCCAGCGACTGCGGCTCGACCTGGAGCTGGCCACCGACATTCGTCCGGCTGCTGCTGCCGACGATATCGGGCTAACCCTGGATTATGCCGCCATCAGCCAGCGCATCCATGCCTTCGCTGCGGAACACGCCTTCGCCCTGGTGGAGACCTTCGCCGAACGGCTTGCCGCCTGCCTGCGAGAAGAGCACGGTATTGCCTGGCTACGCCTGACGGTCCGCAAGCCCGGCGCCGTGGCCAGCGCCGCCGCCGTGGGCGTCACGATTACTCGCGGCACCCCGCCCAGCAGCGAAGAAGACAGGTAATGGCACAAGTCACCGTCAGCTTGGGCAGCAACATCGCTCCCGAACAGCATAT
It encodes the following:
- the folB gene encoding dihydroneopterin aldolase, yielding MDRILIEALDVETTIGVYEWERTITQRLRLDLELATDIRPAAAADDIGLTLDYAAISQRIHAFAAEHAFALVETFAERLAACLREEHGIAWLRLTVRKPGAVASAAAVGVTITRGTPPSSEEDR